A region from the Pelobates fuscus isolate aPelFus1 chromosome 1, aPelFus1.pri, whole genome shotgun sequence genome encodes:
- the TAF15 gene encoding TATA-binding protein-associated factor 2N isoform X2, whose protein sequence is MSSDPGSYGNYGGQPQQNYSGYGNQGGQNVGQPAQDYSSYGQTAEPSSYGQSYGGYSSGYGQSQSGYEQQSKDSSRGGLSSKTPSTDTRSDSSGLPLQQQEPCDPPGFDQKERPGFGQQPGPYDQQGYGQKERLGYGQHQQGSFDQPGYVQKERSGLGQQPGSLEQGYGQKERPGYGPQQGSYDQQGYGQKERSSYGQQQGSYDQPGYGQQPSLHSRKEEYSHSQDDSRRDSSRYGDNSRGYSESQSFGGGRSRGGFDSDRRGNSEGLSGGDRGGFKNFGGPRDSGSKPDHDGEDNSDNNTIFVQGLTEDATPEQVADYFKQIGIIKTNKKTGKPMINIYTDKETGKSKGEATVSFDDPPSAKAAITWFDGKDFLGKNIKVSFATRRPEFLRGGASSASGGRRGGGSRGGGGYGGGRGSFRGGSGAPQNGDWLCPNPSCGNVNFARRDSCNQCSEPRPEDSRGGDRGRGGYGGDRGFRGRGRGGDRGGYGGKMGGRNDFRGDQRNRPY, encoded by the exons ATGTCCTCAG atCCTGGCAGCTATGGAAACTATGGAGGTCAACCACAACAAAA CTACTCTGGATATGGAAATCAGGGAGGCCAAAATGTAGGACAACCAGCTCAA gaTTACTCTAGTTATGGGCAGACAGCGGAGCCATCATCCTATGGACAGAGCTATGGAGGTTACAGTTCTGGCTATGGACAAAGTCAGTCAG GCTATGAACAACAAAGCAAAGACTCTTCTAGAGGAGG gttAAGCAGCAAAACACCCTCCACTGATACTCGATCAGATAGCAGTGGGCTGCCACTTCAGCAGCAAGAGCCCTGTGATCCACCGGGATTTGACCAGAAGGAACGACCGGGTTTTGGACAGCAGCCAGGCCCCTATGATCAGCAGGGATATGGCCAGAAGGAGCGATTGGGTTACGGGCAGCACCAACAAGGGTCCTTTGATCAACCAGGATATGTCCAGAAGGAAAGATCAGGTCTAGGGCAGCAGCCAGGTTCCCTTGAACAGGGTTATGGCCAGAAGGAGCGACCAGGATATGGACCGCAGCAGGGGTCCTATGATCAACAAGGATATGGCCAGAAGGAGCGATCAAGTTATGGGCAGCAGCAAGGATCCTATGATCAGCCTGGCTATGGGCAGCAACCGTCTCTCCACTCAAGAAAAGAAGAATATAGCCATTCTCAAG aTGACAGTCGTCGGGACTCAAGCAGGTATGGTGATAATAGCAGAGGTTACAGTGAGTCACAGAGTTTTGGAGGTGGCCGAAGTCGTGGGGGTTTTGACTCAGATCGAAGGGGCAATTCAGAGGGTCTGAG CGGTGGTGACCGAGGTGGCTTCAAAAATTTTGGTG GTCCTAGAGACTCTGGGAGCAAGCCAGATCATG ATGGTGAAGACAACTCCGACAATAACACCATATTTGTCCAGGGTTTAACTGAGGATGCAACACCTGAGCAGGTGGCTGACTATTTCAAACAGATTGGTATTATAAAG ACCAATAAGAAGACCGGCAAACCAATGATAAACATTTACACTGACAAAGAAACTGGCAAATCCAAGGGAGAGGCCACAGTGTCATTTGATGACCCTCCTTCAGCCAAAGCAGCCATTACTTGGTTTGATG GAAAAGATTTTCTTGGAAAAAATATTAAGGTCTCCTTTGCTACTCGGAGGCCTGAATTCCTGAGAGGTGGTGCATCTAGTGCATCTGGTGGAAGACGGGGTGGTG gttCTCGAGGTGGTGGAGGCTATGGAGGGGGTCGTGGCTCTTTCAGAGGTGGTAGCGGAGCGCCACAAAACGGTGACTGGCTGTGCCCAAATCC ATCATGTGGAAATGTCAACTTTGCTAGAAGAGACTCGTGTAATCAGTGCAGTGAACCAAGACCAGAAGACTCCCGAGGCGGTG ATCGTGGAAGAGGTGGCTATGGAGGAGATAGAGGATTCAGAGGACGTGGAAGAGGAGGCGATAGAGGCGGGTATGGCGGAAAGATGGGAGGCCG AAATGACTTTAGAGGTGACCAGCGTAATCGGCCTTACTGA
- the TAF15 gene encoding TATA-binding protein-associated factor 2N isoform X3: MSSDPGSYGNYGGQPQQNYSGYGNQGGQNVGQPAQDYSSYGQTAEPSSYGQSYGGYSSGYGQSQSGYGQPSQWQGSSSYDGQQPFAGYEQQSKDSSRGGLSSKTPSTDTRSDSSGLPLQQQEPCDPPGFDQKERPGFGQQPGPYDQQGYGQKERLGYGQHQQGSFDQPGYVQKERSGLGQQPGSLEQGYGQKERPGYGPQQGSYDQQGYGQKERSSYGQQQGSYDQPGYGQQPSLHSRKEEYSHSQDDSRRDSSSGGDRGGFKNFGGPRDSGSKPDHDGEDNSDNNTIFVQGLTEDATPEQVADYFKQIGIIKTNKKTGKPMINIYTDKETGKSKGEATVSFDDPPSAKAAITWFDGKDFLGKNIKVSFATRRPEFLRGGASSASGGRRGGGSRGGGGYGGGRGSFRGGSGAPQNGDWLCPNPSCGNVNFARRDSCNQCSEPRPEDSRGGDRGRGGYGGDRGFRGRGRGGDRGGYGGKMGGRNDFRGDQRNRPY; this comes from the exons ATGTCCTCAG atCCTGGCAGCTATGGAAACTATGGAGGTCAACCACAACAAAA CTACTCTGGATATGGAAATCAGGGAGGCCAAAATGTAGGACAACCAGCTCAA gaTTACTCTAGTTATGGGCAGACAGCGGAGCCATCATCCTATGGACAGAGCTATGGAGGTTACAGTTCTGGCTATGGACAAAGTCAGTCAG gttacgGACAGCCCTCTCAGTGGCAAGGTAGCTCTTCGTATGATGGCCAACAACCTTTTGCAGGCTATGAACAACAAAGCAAAGACTCTTCTAGAGGAGG gttAAGCAGCAAAACACCCTCCACTGATACTCGATCAGATAGCAGTGGGCTGCCACTTCAGCAGCAAGAGCCCTGTGATCCACCGGGATTTGACCAGAAGGAACGACCGGGTTTTGGACAGCAGCCAGGCCCCTATGATCAGCAGGGATATGGCCAGAAGGAGCGATTGGGTTACGGGCAGCACCAACAAGGGTCCTTTGATCAACCAGGATATGTCCAGAAGGAAAGATCAGGTCTAGGGCAGCAGCCAGGTTCCCTTGAACAGGGTTATGGCCAGAAGGAGCGACCAGGATATGGACCGCAGCAGGGGTCCTATGATCAACAAGGATATGGCCAGAAGGAGCGATCAAGTTATGGGCAGCAGCAAGGATCCTATGATCAGCCTGGCTATGGGCAGCAACCGTCTCTCCACTCAAGAAAAGAAGAATATAGCCATTCTCAAG aTGACAGTCGTCGGGACTCAAGCAG CGGTGGTGACCGAGGTGGCTTCAAAAATTTTGGTG GTCCTAGAGACTCTGGGAGCAAGCCAGATCATG ATGGTGAAGACAACTCCGACAATAACACCATATTTGTCCAGGGTTTAACTGAGGATGCAACACCTGAGCAGGTGGCTGACTATTTCAAACAGATTGGTATTATAAAG ACCAATAAGAAGACCGGCAAACCAATGATAAACATTTACACTGACAAAGAAACTGGCAAATCCAAGGGAGAGGCCACAGTGTCATTTGATGACCCTCCTTCAGCCAAAGCAGCCATTACTTGGTTTGATG GAAAAGATTTTCTTGGAAAAAATATTAAGGTCTCCTTTGCTACTCGGAGGCCTGAATTCCTGAGAGGTGGTGCATCTAGTGCATCTGGTGGAAGACGGGGTGGTG gttCTCGAGGTGGTGGAGGCTATGGAGGGGGTCGTGGCTCTTTCAGAGGTGGTAGCGGAGCGCCACAAAACGGTGACTGGCTGTGCCCAAATCC ATCATGTGGAAATGTCAACTTTGCTAGAAGAGACTCGTGTAATCAGTGCAGTGAACCAAGACCAGAAGACTCCCGAGGCGGTG ATCGTGGAAGAGGTGGCTATGGAGGAGATAGAGGATTCAGAGGACGTGGAAGAGGAGGCGATAGAGGCGGGTATGGCGGAAAGATGGGAGGCCG AAATGACTTTAGAGGTGACCAGCGTAATCGGCCTTACTGA
- the TAF15 gene encoding TATA-binding protein-associated factor 2N isoform X1: MSSDPGSYGNYGGQPQQNYSGYGNQGGQNVGQPAQDYSSYGQTAEPSSYGQSYGGYSSGYGQSQSGYGQPSQWQGSSSYDGQQPFAGYEQQSKDSSRGGLSSKTPSTDTRSDSSGLPLQQQEPCDPPGFDQKERPGFGQQPGPYDQQGYGQKERLGYGQHQQGSFDQPGYVQKERSGLGQQPGSLEQGYGQKERPGYGPQQGSYDQQGYGQKERSSYGQQQGSYDQPGYGQQPSLHSRKEEYSHSQDDSRRDSSRYGDNSRGYSESQSFGGGRSRGGFDSDRRGNSEGLSGGDRGGFKNFGGPRDSGSKPDHDGEDNSDNNTIFVQGLTEDATPEQVADYFKQIGIIKTNKKTGKPMINIYTDKETGKSKGEATVSFDDPPSAKAAITWFDGKDFLGKNIKVSFATRRPEFLRGGASSASGGRRGGGSRGGGGYGGGRGSFRGGSGAPQNGDWLCPNPSCGNVNFARRDSCNQCSEPRPEDSRGGDRGRGGYGGDRGFRGRGRGGDRGGYGGKMGGRNDFRGDQRNRPY, encoded by the exons ATGTCCTCAG atCCTGGCAGCTATGGAAACTATGGAGGTCAACCACAACAAAA CTACTCTGGATATGGAAATCAGGGAGGCCAAAATGTAGGACAACCAGCTCAA gaTTACTCTAGTTATGGGCAGACAGCGGAGCCATCATCCTATGGACAGAGCTATGGAGGTTACAGTTCTGGCTATGGACAAAGTCAGTCAG gttacgGACAGCCCTCTCAGTGGCAAGGTAGCTCTTCGTATGATGGCCAACAACCTTTTGCAGGCTATGAACAACAAAGCAAAGACTCTTCTAGAGGAGG gttAAGCAGCAAAACACCCTCCACTGATACTCGATCAGATAGCAGTGGGCTGCCACTTCAGCAGCAAGAGCCCTGTGATCCACCGGGATTTGACCAGAAGGAACGACCGGGTTTTGGACAGCAGCCAGGCCCCTATGATCAGCAGGGATATGGCCAGAAGGAGCGATTGGGTTACGGGCAGCACCAACAAGGGTCCTTTGATCAACCAGGATATGTCCAGAAGGAAAGATCAGGTCTAGGGCAGCAGCCAGGTTCCCTTGAACAGGGTTATGGCCAGAAGGAGCGACCAGGATATGGACCGCAGCAGGGGTCCTATGATCAACAAGGATATGGCCAGAAGGAGCGATCAAGTTATGGGCAGCAGCAAGGATCCTATGATCAGCCTGGCTATGGGCAGCAACCGTCTCTCCACTCAAGAAAAGAAGAATATAGCCATTCTCAAG aTGACAGTCGTCGGGACTCAAGCAGGTATGGTGATAATAGCAGAGGTTACAGTGAGTCACAGAGTTTTGGAGGTGGCCGAAGTCGTGGGGGTTTTGACTCAGATCGAAGGGGCAATTCAGAGGGTCTGAG CGGTGGTGACCGAGGTGGCTTCAAAAATTTTGGTG GTCCTAGAGACTCTGGGAGCAAGCCAGATCATG ATGGTGAAGACAACTCCGACAATAACACCATATTTGTCCAGGGTTTAACTGAGGATGCAACACCTGAGCAGGTGGCTGACTATTTCAAACAGATTGGTATTATAAAG ACCAATAAGAAGACCGGCAAACCAATGATAAACATTTACACTGACAAAGAAACTGGCAAATCCAAGGGAGAGGCCACAGTGTCATTTGATGACCCTCCTTCAGCCAAAGCAGCCATTACTTGGTTTGATG GAAAAGATTTTCTTGGAAAAAATATTAAGGTCTCCTTTGCTACTCGGAGGCCTGAATTCCTGAGAGGTGGTGCATCTAGTGCATCTGGTGGAAGACGGGGTGGTG gttCTCGAGGTGGTGGAGGCTATGGAGGGGGTCGTGGCTCTTTCAGAGGTGGTAGCGGAGCGCCACAAAACGGTGACTGGCTGTGCCCAAATCC ATCATGTGGAAATGTCAACTTTGCTAGAAGAGACTCGTGTAATCAGTGCAGTGAACCAAGACCAGAAGACTCCCGAGGCGGTG ATCGTGGAAGAGGTGGCTATGGAGGAGATAGAGGATTCAGAGGACGTGGAAGAGGAGGCGATAGAGGCGGGTATGGCGGAAAGATGGGAGGCCG AAATGACTTTAGAGGTGACCAGCGTAATCGGCCTTACTGA